The region CGAAGAAAGGGACACATCGTGGCAGTTAGTTCCGTTGCCGGATATGTGGCCCCGGGATGGGCAAAGACGTACGCGACGACCAAGTTTGCCATCCGCGGCTATATGGACGCCCTGGAGGATGATCTGTATCTGCGAGGGCAGTCCGAGCATGTCCACACGACGACCGTCTTTCCGTTTGCCTTCAACACACGCAAGGAAGCTATTAGTGTCCTTAAACGATCGTCGTAAGTGTGCAGAGGGGATGTTGCGTTGATCTTCGTTAAGCCCTTTGTCACGTTTTACAGTGGGCTTACACGCATGCCAATCTACGAACCGGCCATACTGGGTAAAAGTGTCGTGAAGGCTATCAGAACGAATCAGCGAAAGGTGATAGTTCCGGATGTGGCCAGGCCGTATCAGCTGGCAATATTTGAGTAAGCATTTTATTGTTCCTGTtaggaagaggacgatgagaTTGCAGCTAACCTATCCTTTACCGTTTCATTTCAGCAATTTGCCAATCAAAGTTAAAAGACTGTTAACGGCTACTATGGCACAGGGAGAGGTTAAGCTGCTGGACTAGCTACCGTGCGTCGAATGTTGACGATCATAGTAGGTCAGCAATGAGTTTAAATCGGTTGTGGAAgaacaaatgaataaaactATTCAGTAGCTAATTCATGCCACAAAATTTAATGGTAGAACCGCTAAATTATGGCCGTGAGGCTGATACAAGTTGTGGTTGATCCTAAGAAGTTTTGTGACACGACAGTGAAAAGATGCGGGATGATCATGCTTGGAAAGATTTTTTGGGTGTGTTGCTTAGTTCTCGGAATAAAAAGAATTATCGTGAAAAACGGCTGATTGAAATGTGTAAGCAAAGTAGGAAATTTAAATTGACCTTTTTTTAGGATTTCTTCTGCCACGACTGCAAGCGATGAAAGGATCTTCTGTGGGAGGACATAACAAGAGTAAATGCACATGACCCCCTAGAATGCATTTCGGATATTTGACCTTACATTGACTTCCGGAAGACGGGTGCGGATTTTCCACGTTGTATTGTTACATctataggtttttttttatttcctctcAATAGTTCCATCCAGTCCAGATCGTTAATTAGTTCTCTCGTGGGGGGAGGTTACACGTTCTCACCCTGCAGTGCTAATCGTAGTGATAAAAACTATAatataatagtaataataataataataataataattataatgatactaattttaataataagGATAATATAATTGTAATAATGATCATAATGATAGCAATAGCGTAACAGAACTTGTTGCTTAAACTTCCTGCGACACTATAGGCTCCGTTACgctttcggtgtgtttgtgtgtctgtgtgtgtgcgtgtatgctGTCCATCTTTTCTACTAGTGTAGCGATAGTAGTGGTAGTCTTAACAATACAATTTGCTTTGATAACACTTGTccgtcgtctcgtcgtctCCACGCAACATACAGGGAATCAAACGGTGCCCCTTCCGGTTTACATCTTGCAGGCCCAGCCTGCACGGAGTCACCAAGGGGCAGCAAGGGAAGTCACGGATGGCGTTCTAGGCGTATACTGCTGCAGTAGATGACTACCGTACGTAATGTATCTTCCCCTAAcgtgcacacacaaacacaccacagcacatCATCTGAGGCTAAACTGAAACATCGTATCTTATTCGCAttatttttggttgatttaGGGAGTGGTTGAGAAACGTTGTACAAAACCGTCGCCACCGGAAGCTAATCGCTAGCAAAGGGGTAGTTCGGTATCACCGAAGAAAGTGCGATCGAAGCGACCCATGGCAGGACCCAGGACCAGCTTCAGAAGCTTAGCCTTTTTATCGATCTCCCCTTCCTCTGCCGAAAAGGTGCGCAGCTCCTGCGATCATTCATAGAATTGGTTCCTCCTTCTCGGTTGGAGCATCTATCTcccgaacaaacacacatacacacatgcacaagTATACACACATATACAGAGGATCGACTATGACGACATCTGCTCCAACTATGACACAAAGTGCTGTGAGTTCTACTAGgggttggtttgctttttctctGCTTATAAGGATTTTCGGATCGAacatcctctctctttctctctttcctctcgaCAGGGGTCTGTTAATTGTTCTAATTGGTTTCACTTAATACACTGCTTCTTTCTGCCTCTTGCGTTAACGCAACTCTCGGTCCATTATTTACAATagattttcttcgctttcgctttcgctttcgctagTTGTTTCACTAAATATCCCACTATCCTAGGAGCCCCGAAGAcagtccccaaaaaaacgtGCTATCCGTGTTCACACAATGTTTCCCAAGCGTTTTCTTCCGCCATCTATTTTCGCTTCTATTGGTCCATTTCAAGAGTAGCGTCACCTGGTCACGTTATCTCGGATCGACGGATTGGAAGGAATTAGACCACCGAGGACCATTGCCTATTCCATCTACGAGCGGTACACAGCGGTGCACTCGCTAACGTGCGATTCTTCTCTATAAGATAAGTCAATTATCATCGGTTCGAGCTGGTTTCGGAGAGAGGATGGAAGGGAGAAGGTgtttggggagggggagggattAAGTTCGCTAATGGCACATTACATATCACGCCTTCCATTCCTATTCCTCGCAGAGCGTCGGTGAAGCTCCATTTCAAATGCCCATGCATTTCGCATAAGGAGGCCCATTGTCCCGACAAAAACCCGAAAACAGGGAAGGTTTCGCGTTACGGCGTGGCGGCGGCCCTTACACTAATTTGACATTTTTGAGATCCTAAACTACGCTTCATGATGGGGGTCGTgtgtgagtttttttgtttgtggtgatGCAAGGTGGTGGAACAATAGATTTTTCCTGATTGTTACGTGCCTACACAATATCAAATTCTGCTCTAATCAAACGCGCGCTCTCTAGCGGCCACGATCTAGTAGTACTTTGGCTCCCAGCACCAAGTGTTCGATACGCGctacttcgcttcgctcgttACTCCGCGCCTGTGTCCGTGTCCATGGGATTGATTGTTTAAGTTTAGTGCtgtttctcggttgctttcgttttggGCACACGGTTAAGTTACCCGGAGTCACTGTCTACCGGTGACAAACATTCCGCCACGGTAGCCTAGCTCGCAGTCCGGGGGGCAAATGGTTTCCAAATTGTATAGTTAACCTTATACGGAGGGTTGGAAAACatacgtttgttttttgcttttacaaTATCTTTTCACCTTAATATTAAAATTACGGATTGGTTTCGTGCTCCTCTCCTTTCGGTACTTATATGCTTATTATCCGTTGCGCTCTATCGTCACTCATAGCATCAGCGATACGATATGAGACTATTATTTGGCTAAAACTTCCATGCTATTGACAAGCGGAACTAGCTCGTGCTATACTAATAAGagataacaacaacagcaacaacaacaacagcagcaacaacggaaaaGCAGAGATGGGAACGAAAAGTGTTAGATGGAAGATGTTAAAATGAAGGTAAAACGCAGAAACCAGTTAGAGAGCATGTCTGCAAGTGCATGTGCCCGGTGCGCATCAACTGTGCGCATTCTGGAAGCAGATAAGATGGACAgatgtgtatgtatgtgtgcccgggTCTCGTCACCATGTGTGTTGCTTTTTGCATATGATTCGCGGCGAGGGTTCTGTGTGACAATAGTGAAAGGGAAGGGACGCGCCCCCGCGGGATGGGCTTAGCTGTGTTGCTGAATAGCTGAACTACCGGCTATTCTCTAGTATTCGaacagttgcagttgcaatCCTCGGGACCATAGCCTCTCGCCCGAGATCATTATTGTTCATTAGTATACGCACGTGCACAATATACATTCATTAACACTCTGTTAAACAGCTTTGAGTAGACAATGgccgtgtgttgtgttcgttCCAGTTAATTATTAATGTCGCCTGCAACATGATTGTTAATCATAGCTACTAATATCATACAGCTACAGGTATCGCGCGTGGCCGATTTTCCTGCAGCCTGCTCGAGTAGGTTAATGATccggtttggttttctttttgttattATGTCCCCTTCTAACTCTTCTCATTATGTTTGTATATTTGTTTTGCCACAGCTTTTTTCCATGTGCTCTCTTTTGCATCTTCGGTTCTATGGTTTATCTTACGTTCTTTTGGCTGCAGtttttgaaaggaaaaaaaaaacagaaaacaaacgtAAAACCCTGCCATTAGgcaaaccgaaacggaacaatGGATCAATTCTGTATCCACTAAGTGAAGCAATAAATTAGCAAAAAAAGTAAACATATTTATCTAGGAAACCAGTTGGAAGATGATCAACCTTAACGACCGAGTGTGCTACCACGTCGATTCTTTGTTCAAATCTTTTTAGGCCTCGTTTGGGCAAAACATTCGTCCACCGCGTTGCTAGGTTCTAAAACTCTCTTTCAGTCTCATTCCGTGTGACAGCATTATTCTGCtactttctctttcctcttccaccgTAGAAATATTGaacagctcgctcgctcgctctccgcTCTGGGGCACTTGCTACGTTCTTGCTAGGGTGTAAATTCGGTTTCTGTCACCACACCATGCTCCTCCACTCTCCGGCACTCTCTTTATCCGTCCTGTTAGGCGCAACGAGTCCTTCTGAGCCCGGTTTGCGcggttttatgtgttttgcaTACTTCTTTGTAAAATACGGTTTGTCACTAGAAAAAGGGAACTTTCTTCTGGTCAAAGGACGACAGGTTGTGACGGTAGACGGTAGAAAAAGACGACAGCGGATAAAATGGTGTGTCTTGAGCGGGCGCGATCGTGTAAGATTAGTGATATGTTTCGGGTTAGTGTTGCTCCGGCCCTGTTTCATCGACAGAGTTTATAGTTCCTGGATGTtcctggtttgtttgttttgtttgaaagttaGAACAGTAGAGTAGTTCGTGCGGGTGGTTTAGTTTCATCGTTTTGCCGTTTCATCGTATCATCTTCCTTAAAATCGGCTAGAAAGGGTCTATGCTAGtttagttttggtttttgtttgttcatctCCTCCAATCGTTCAGGACATTCGTGTTCAGCTTCTTAGCATCTCATTTGGCCCAGTGGTTATAATGTGTTCGTAACACGTTTCTTTCTCGACTTGGCATTCGACTAACAGCGTTAATGTTTGCGTAAATTTTTCACAAGAATTGTGTCACCAAAACTAAAAGTTAGAATTTTCCATATAAAATGTCATTTTATGCATATAAAAACGTAATTAAAAtagaaacagaaaatgaaGACACGCAAtacgaataaattaaattgtaaaaCGAACGTAAAAGGACAGCTCAAAAACCCTCTCAACACTTAGTAGGGCCGCGCTCTCACAGTCGTTGATTGTGTATCCTAAACGCAGCCTACCTACTTGTCGCCGGCCGTGACTCCCCGGCCGTTAGACCGTTACCCGATGGCCGACGTCATTGTCACCATCTTTCCCTAACGCCACCGATGGTAAACACTAGACACTCTCGGCTGGTGGTAGTGTCCGTTCGCAGCATTTACAAATCAGTGAGCTCATGCGCTCGGTAAGACAGATCCAGTAGCTGGCCAGCACGGACGTGTGCTTCGAGGAGATGGACTCCGACTCGGCATACGGTGCCCGTCGTTCCGAATCCAGCGAAGGACGATCACGGCGTGATGCTACCGTTGTCGGGGCCACCCCAGGAATGCCGGCTGCCGTTGCACCGACCACACCGAGATGCCCCGTGCCCGGTGAGTCCGGTTGCAGCGAAGTCGACGTCAGCAGGATACCCTGGAGCGAATGGTCGTATGAAGAGCCGGTGTGGTagagatggtggtgatgttgctgctgctgtcaaatGCCGTCACCGGTGGATCCTTCAACTGCGGCTCCTTCGGTTGTTGCACCCCGTCCACCGGCCATCGATGAACAGGATGGATcatcgacgagcagcagcatggatgTGTCGTTGCGCATGGTTGCTCCGCCACCGCTACCGATGGCACCACCTCCGATCGATccaccgccagcgccaccTTCCACACTGTCTTCGTTCAGGGATTTGTTGTTCAGCGAAAAGGTGAGACTCTTGTGGCTGCCGCCACAGCTAGAACCGACCCCACCACCGGTCGTACTGCCACTCAGGCTGCGGCAACAGTTGCGCGCTCCGATCGGCACGTCCAGACTGTAGGCACGATTCCGGGCTGCCCCGCCCGTGACACCACCCATACCACCCCCACCCAGCACCTCACTATGTCGATGTTGCATCAGGATCGGCGAGATAGATTTGGGCTGATTCATCACTACGGAGCTGCTGCCGATGTAGAAGCCCGTGTCCGGAGCACCGAACCCAATGACGCCACTGTGCTGCTGGCCCACGATTCCACTTAAACCACCGGTCGATCCGATGGTGACGGTATCTCCCCCACCACAGATtgccaccggtccaccggttgTGTCGACGGTTCGTGCTCCCGATTTTTCCCGTGTGGTCAGCTTCACTCGTTGCTGTtcctgtagctgctgctgctgctgttgttgatctAGTTTCACCGCAATCGGAGCACCGGATAAGAGTTGCAGCTTTTTCGATTCTTTCGAGTCGAAGCTAAAGCTCAGCCGGCCCGTCAGTTGGCGCAAACGTGACATGAACGATTTCCCCGAACCGGAACCAGCCGTCGGACcagcggtgctgttgctgtcactCTCACGTCCGCTCGGTGTTCCTCTTCCATCtacactgccaccaccagcgccacctccgccaccggaCACAACACCGACACTCCCGGAAATGGGTCCAtccataccaccaccagcctgtCGCCGGAGCGTACCAGCAGCGTAGCGATCGGCGGACACCGGCACCAACGGTGATGCTCCatccttcgacgacgacaccaacCGCacgtgattgctgctgctgttgttgttgttcttatTGTTACTAATCGTATtattgttgttcttgttgctactattgttgttgttgttattgttgttgttattattgtttttggcttggctgttgttgttgttccgcaGCTTGtccagcttctgctgctggttgaagCTCAGCATCCGGCTCAGATGTTTACCGGCcgatccggaaccggtggcGCCGCCACCCGAACCACTActattgttattattgttcTTCAGATTGGTGGCGGCCACACTGGTGGCCGTTCCCGGGGAGGAGCCGCCCCCGTTACCTCCGGCACAGGAGCTACCGAACAGCTTCCCAAGCCGCTTACCAGCGGACGGTACGTGGAGGTTCTGGTTCTCGCAGTCCTCCTGTGCTgtgcgctgttgttgctgctgctgctgggagttGGGCGAATCGGCGTGCGAGCTGCTGTTGAGGCTGGTGCTCTTGTCGGACGACGAGTACATCGTATCGTGATCGAGACTgcggtgctgccgctggtggtggtagtacaGCACACTGTTGTCCGAGTGGACCGTCTGTATCGGGACGCCGTCCGACATGCGCCGATTGTTACTGTACTGGTCTAGGCTAATGGCGCGATTCGAACCAAAATACGTGCGATTAGTATGCTGTATGTTGCCGTGCGAGCCACGGATGCGCGTACCTGTGGTGTAGTATTCACCGATCATCGAGGGGCGCTTTTCGCGGCTACCCTTCCGGGAGTTCGGGTGCGACTGTTTGCGGTGGATGCTTTCCGTGTCGACCTTGAACTTGGACGTTTTCTCTGCCACCTGtcgaccgtggccgtggtgtttATGTGGCGAGCGGTTAGTTGGCgggcggttttttgttttgcggtgCGATATTTTTCAATGCatgatttcgtttcgtgtgttcgtgttgttGCAGTTTGCATCATTGCGTCACCACATTTCGTTGGGCGATTGCGATTCATGGCACCGTGCATACCGTGCGTAATTTGTATGCCAGTAGagcgaaaaacgaacgaacgaaggagcGTAGGTCAGATCGTTGTGATttttgcagaagcagcagcaagatgacAAAAGCGGTGCGACGGTGAGCGTTGAGTTTCGGGAATCggggaagaagagagaaaggattCATTATTAACAGCAGTCCGTGGAAAGCTACGCCCTACACGATAACTATGTAAAGCCGCTACATGTGAGTActacagcagtagcagcagcaacagcagcagcaagcaaacccAGGAGAGCAAACCATTTTTGGTGGCACATTACTTGCGCAACTGATCGTCAGCCATGATGATGCCACGATTCGCATAATTAGAGAGAAACAATGTACAATGTGTGAAGGGACAGATGAAACGTATCGGATCTAGCCGGAtgtttcgatttgattttcaattGATCAGCACTAAGAGCATTGGAATGTAGCTAATTGCGttgaaacatttgaaaaaaagaaaaaggattctcTGTGTGATTTGACTACCTACGTCGAACTTGAGAGTGATGTGAAtgtggcaaaacaaaaaaaaacgaatcggCTAGACCGTGTTCAAACTAAACCAATCACAATCAATAGTCAATAACCAGTGCTTTGGCGATCCAACAACCCTTAAATCGTTCCTCACtatcttcttcctctttttctctttcttcttcttctcgctcgccaCCATCATGAAATCAGCACGACACGAGCCGCCGAGGTGgatcggtggtcggtcggtggtatTGCACATCGGCGATCCCCACTTACGTCGACTTCGGTGGCCGTCTCGGAGTCACCGCTTTCGCTGCCCTCCGGTAGATCGTGTAGTTCCGCTGCAATTAAAATAGGCTCATCAACAGACGTTCTAGAGGTGGACTTTTGCGATGGGATACTACGTCGAGATTTGACGCTGATGCCGGACTGGGAGCGGGGCAGCTGCGGTGAGCCACCGCTCTCGGACGAGGCCGCTTCCGCTTCGGCAATCGATCGGCGGGTCTTGCTCGCGGCATCATTCAGACGTCTGCAAAACGGATGGACGGGAACGGTAAACGATCAACGCTCGCGCTCTACTCCGACCCccccaccaaacacactccaactgcacaccaccaaacacactccaACTGCACACCACTTACTTGTAGTAATCGAGTGCCACGCGCACCGGCGTAATGATCAGATCGGTCAGCTCCGGTAGCAGCTCACCGAGTGCCTCGAACagtggcaacagcaccagcccgATGAAGCGCACCTGGCTGCCCGGTTTCGACACCTTGTCCGGATCCATGAACGGTGTGACGGGCAGGCCCTCGGACTTTTCGGCCGCACTTTGGGCGAAAAACTCgagcagcaatcgatcgacccaGGGTTCCGCGACGTCCATCGGGCGCGCCTCGTTGGAAATGTCTGCCACCTTGATTAGCACCATGCAGAGCTGTGAATACGGTGTCCACAAGGGAGAAACTCATTAATATAGAGTACTATCGGTGCTTCACTTTGCCTTTTCACTCACCAAGTTGGTGTGAACCTTGTTGCTGTAATCAAACTCCGGTGTAGCCTCCTGGAACTGGGTAAGGATTTCGTTATGTCGGGCCATATCGGTGGCCAATATGCACCGGATAATTCCTTCGCGTACGTCCctgcagaaaagaaagaaatagagaGTGTAAATGAGTGTGAATAGCAAGAAGCAGTACCTTAATCGCtgtcacacacgcgcgtgcCTACTGCGACCGCAGCGAATGGGCTAAACCACGTGCCCAGCAGTAGGCCGAGAGGAAAACGGGCGACTTCTCGCCGAACCGTCTCGTGTCtaacctcaccaccaccgattggcGCCATTAAGTGACCGACCACTCGGAACAGAGATGATTTACAATAGCACCTAACTGCACCTGACTGACGCGAGTTGAGGCGAGACGCAATACGGCGGTGTTAATGAGCGGCTCGTGGACGCGTGTCGCgacgcgatcacgatcaagcCAGGAAAAGGGAGGGGCAAGAAGAAGGGTTTGCAATctcattttcaattacacTCCCGCGATTGCCAGAGGCCAGCCAGAGAGTctcttctatctctctctccctctctctctctctctctctctctctctctctctctctctctctctctctctctctctctctctctctctctctctctctctctctctctctctctctctctctctcgatggatggatccgGTTTCTGGGAGCTTCTTGCGCTACGGACACGTGTCCGTCCAGCGTGTTTGACTCCCTGACGCCATCGATTAATCATCATTAGATGTCGCTGCAATTATCCGTTTGTCTTCACGGCCTGCAGCCGGAACTGGAGCGCACTTCTCGCTCGCACCAGGTACCGCAGGCAAGTGATTGAAATCGAAGCGTTTCACCCCGTTCCGGCGAGCGCATCATTCGAAGAAGCCCCATCGCCAGTGGGGCCGTTATATAGAGCCATGGTGCATCAGGGGCATCATCCCGTAATTGggatgtaattaattttctctcAAGCCGgcgtcgctcggtcggttagTTCGTTGAGTAGTTCGAATACAttggagaaacagagagagaaggggaaagccaaaccacaccaccgagGCCAAGTGTGGACAAGGAATCTAAGCTAATGATTTGCTGAAATCGTTTCCGCAGGCGTTGCAGGCGAGACACACTTAGCTTCTTATCACAGCTTCTTCAACATTGGCGTACACTTACTTGAACATCTCCTTGCTCATGTTGCGAAATATGTTGCATTCCGGGTGCTCCAGCAATCGAAAGGCAATCGAGCAGTGATGGTTCTCTAGCGGCGAAATATCATTGTACCTACAAAGACAGACACCAGAAGAGagtaagggagagagagacaatgaGAAAACCGGCAGTAGATCCATTTAGTATGTTCAAAACACAGCAGAAATAACCTCATCTTTGTCTTCATCCGGGGGGGTTCAGTAGTGATTGGAAATGGATATATTGGATGTATTCCGAGGTTGCAGTGAATGCGCTCCGGCACTGGTTTagttttctgctgctgtgtcaCACACATGATATGCGGTAACCGAGCTGGAttgtgtgtgggtgggagGTCACCACgtacacccacacccacacccacacttGGTTCGGTGcatggaaaatcaaaactcaACGACCCGGAAAAAGCACAGCATTTCCCTTGGAGCCGGAGCCTGCATGGATTTCGATTCCGACGTGACGCCATCACCACGCCGGCGAGCAAACCCACCACTCAGGCTCAGACCCGTCTGACTTGCCCGACGgaccggaatggaaatgaaacccCTCAATTGGGCAAACAAATGGTTCAATCAATTTGTGCAACCAACAGCGCCAGCCAGACctcctctctcctcctctccaggacgcacgcaaacacaaatTGGACACAACAAAATGGTGCTAGGGATATAGCATGCATCCTCCAATGCAGGGATGTGGTCTGGGGCCTGCGTACGATCTGTGCTGGCTGGAAATGCTCACTCAACTGGCCACTCGGTTTAGGAACATCCTACGTCCAGCTAGAGGAGAGACAAGGGAAGCAAATCCATGGTCAGCAGCCCGGACCCGGAGTTCATTGTGCTAGAAGTGCTATGGTCGATGGAGTTTTGCCAAGCTTGCCGAGCCAACAATCAAAGTCACAAATAATTCCTGGAAGGCTTTTTCGTAAAGTTTTTAATTGGCAAAACATTCCTGCTTCCACCACCAATAGCCCACCGAGGGAAGGGGGGCGAGGAAGAAAagctgaaaaagaaaattcccTTGCAAGAGTTCGAATTCGTGTCCGCACCGATGGATCTACTGCTTGTTGAGCTAGAATTTGGCCGAAACGCAATTTTCTTGCGTGGCAAGtttgacatttttttgttttgttgtggtcAACACTCCTAGCAGCTGCTAAATCTACTTTCCGTAATTGAAACACCGGTACTATGGCGCGTGCacgacgaaaaaaagggattctcAATCCCGGCTCAATGGCCACGCCACTCAATCCGGCTCGTTAGCGTTAGAGCAAGGTGAGTGAGATGAAGATGCAATCGGGCGCGCTGACCGCCCCACCCGGTGTAGTGCGCATTAGCTAATGAGTATGGCGTCACAGTTTGTGCGGTTCGCGAATGAAAGAAGCGTacgaagaagagagaggggaaaacCGAGAGCAGAAGAAAATACTTCGAATATTTTAAGATAATTGAGACGA is a window of Anopheles aquasalis chromosome 2, idAnoAquaMG_Q_19, whole genome shotgun sequence DNA encoding:
- the LOC126572522 gene encoding high affinity cGMP-specific 3',5'-cyclic phosphodiesterase 9A isoform X1, which codes for MYHKDGTVDVKLLADLGYIADRLRSLEQKWDLTELKDLHRRIVLKFDDPPANVLRLRSALARSPTPPLAVPPGSPQEQEAEQQETAEVLIVTTAASDSSSAHGDEHGTPESIDEDDSPIDRVGAAGCSGHNESHNDPNDEVNERAQKLDELENLVIAFYRSCRRSSSGNVEPTEALRQLEPCAGSRSKATKKRKQRKKHKAAVQRNEEGTEHGQQQQNLFQCVRTMSESTEQAEQVNPPCAATSSSSVTTADRSLVANSQSGPTPVPANHHHHQQQQQSVQQSQPLRSIYDGDDGGSGTQGAAEPATALPVELDEDEDTVTLTTETSSECCSQQTVVAVGEEASLRTGHYRPCQRVDSGGHGSAGGDSGNDTTTDEEDENDEEDDEQEAAADADDVLSVSDDDRASGEDEGASCSERRQAKPTAAGLEHPVGGAEGAVRRGSSGYGAEYDPPDCEQSKRLRRHISELTNNFCTPQQFQQMYDNLDNITDNDLKLLVKELKRKIEFAERMNWLCLSSRPRGPPHRKTSLPKHTDVKQRFLEVCNQTLSDEVKAALRLPAFDSYEWEDWDVIHLMQTMFVELNLVDKFGIPIETLREWLYEVYKHYNDVPFHNYRHCFCVAQMMYAITWHTNLVQRLGELEVLVLLVSCICHDLDHPGYNNIYQINARTELALRYNDISPLENHHCSIAFRLLEHPECNIFRNMSKEMFKDVREGIIRCILATDMARHNEILTQFQEATPEFDYSNKVHTNLLCMVLIKVADISNEARPMDVAEPWVDRLLLEFFAQSAAEKSEGLPVTPFMDPDKVSKPGSQVRFIGLVLLPLFEALGELLPELTDLIITPVRVALDYYKRLNDAASKTRRSIAEAEAASSESGGSPQLPRSQSGISVKSRRSIPSQKSTSRTSVDEPILIAAELHDLPEGSESGDSETATEVDVAEKTSKFKVDTESIHRKQSHPNSRKGSREKRPSMIGEYYTTGTRIRGSHGNIQHTNRTYFGSNRAISLDQYSNNRRMSDGVPIQTVHSDNSVLYYHHQRQHRSLDHDTMYSSSDKSTSLNSSSHADSPNSQQQQQQQRTAQEDCENQNLHVPSAGKRLGKLFGSSCAGGNGGGSSPGTATSVAATNLKNNNNNSSGSGGGATGSGSAGKHLSRMLSFNQQQKLDKLRNNNNSQAKNNNNNNNNNNNNSSNKNNNNTISNNKNNNNSSSNHVRLVSSSKDGASPLVPVSADRYAAGTLRRQAGGGMDGPISGSVGVVSGGGGGAGGGSVDGRGTPSGRESDSNSTAGPTAGSGSGKSFMSRLRQLTGRLSFSFDSKESKKLQLLSGAPIAVKLDQQQQQQQLQEQQRVKLTTREKSGARTVDTTGGPVAICGGGDTVTIGSTGGLSGIVGQQHSGVIGFGAPDTGFYIGSSSVVMNQPKSISPILMQHRHSEVLGGGGMGGVTGGAARNRAYSLDVPIGARNCCRSLSGSTTGGGVGSSCGGSHKSLTFSLNNKSLNEDSVEGGAGGGSIGGGAIGSGGGATMRNDTSMLLLVDDPSCSSMAGGRGATTEGAAVEGSTGDGI
- the LOC126572522 gene encoding high affinity cGMP-specific 3',5'-cyclic phosphodiesterase 9A isoform X2; translation: MYHKDGTVDVKLLADLGYIADRLRSLEQKWDLTELKDLHRRIVLKFDDPPANVLRLRSALARSPTPPLAVPPGSPQEQEAEQQETAEVLIVTTAASDSSSAHGDEHGTPESIDEDDSPIDRVGAAGCSGHNESHNDPNDEVNERAQKLDELENLVIAFYRSCRRSSSGNVEPTEALRQLEPCAGSRSKATKKRKQRKKHKAAVQRNEEGTEHGQQQQNLFQCVRTMSESTEQAEQVNPPCAATSSSSVTTADRSLVANSQSGPTPVPANHHHHQQQQQSVQQSQPLRSIYDGDDGGSGTQGAAEPATALPVELDEDEDTVTLTTETSSECCSQQTVVAVGEEASLRTGHYRPCQRVDSGGHGSAGGDSGNDTTTDEEDENDEEDDEQEAAADADDVLSVSDDDRASGEDEGASCSERRQAKPTAAGLEHPVGGAEGAVRRGSSGYGAEYDPPDCEQSKRLRRHISELTNNFCTPQQFQQMYDNLDNITDNDLKLLVKELKRKIEFAERMNWLCLSSRPRGPPHRKTSLPKHTDVKQRFLEVCNQTLSDEVKAALRLPAFDSYEWEDWDVIHLMQTMFVELNLVDKFGIPIETLREWLYEVYKHYNDVPFHNYRHCFCVAQMMYAITWHTNLVQRLGELEVLVLLVSCICHDLDHPGYNNIYQINARTELALRYNDISPLENHHCSIAFRLLEHPECNIFRNMSKEMFKDVREGIIRCILATDMARHNEILTQFQEATPEFDYSNKVHTNLLCMVLIKVADISNEARPMDVAEPWVDRLLLEFFAQSAAEKSEGLPVTPFMDPDKVSKPGSQVRFIGLVLLPLFEALGELLPELTDLIITPVRVALDYYKRLNDAASKTRRSIAEAEAASSESGGSPQLPRSQSGISVKSRPELHDLPEGSESGDSETATEVDVAEKTSKFKVDTESIHRKQSHPNSRKGSREKRPSMIGEYYTTGTRIRGSHGNIQHTNRTYFGSNRAISLDQYSNNRRMSDGVPIQTVHSDNSVLYYHHQRQHRSLDHDTMYSSSDKSTSLNSSSHADSPNSQQQQQQQRTAQEDCENQNLHVPSAGKRLGKLFGSSCAGGNGGGSSPGTATSVAATNLKNNNNNSSGSGGGATGSGSAGKHLSRMLSFNQQQKLDKLRNNNNSQAKNNNNNNNNNNNNSSNKNNNNTISNNKNNNNSSSNHVRLVSSSKDGASPLVPVSADRYAAGTLRRQAGGGMDGPISGSVGVVSGGGGGAGGGSVDGRGTPSGRESDSNSTAGPTAGSGSGKSFMSRLRQLTGRLSFSFDSKESKKLQLLSGAPIAVKLDQQQQQQQLQEQQRVKLTTREKSGARTVDTTGGPVAICGGGDTVTIGSTGGLSGIVGQQHSGVIGFGAPDTGFYIGSSSVVMNQPKSISPILMQHRHSEVLGGGGMGGVTGGAARNRAYSLDVPIGARNCCRSLSGSTTGGGVGSSCGGSHKSLTFSLNNKSLNEDSVEGGAGGGSIGGGAIGSGGGATMRNDTSMLLLVDDPSCSSMAGGRGATTEGAAVEGSTGDGI